In Mercenaria mercenaria strain notata chromosome 14, MADL_Memer_1, whole genome shotgun sequence, the following are encoded in one genomic region:
- the LOC123531143 gene encoding vitelline membrane outer layer protein 1-like, with the protein MLLCMKMGGFIRGICVLTFTFLVGQAICDLDREFLRSRDKDVEEFEITSDDITNDAGVIEEFYTEDRTERSSVASEENVDNSRVKKTLTVANGGHLGDWGPAQYCPKGSYAIGYDMKIEPKQKVDNTALNAIKLVCESLDGKETGEITSTQGHWGSWVGRTFCPSESGERLHLTSFDLQVQQKRGAFKDDTAANYVKFRCRSGSGRQYEIVKPPGHGLFGTWGAWSGECTHGTSICGIMTKVEKPRGPFRDDTALNDVKFYCCK; encoded by the exons ATGTTACTCTGTATGAAAATGGGCGGCTTTATCAGAGGCATTTGTGTTCTTACATTTACTTTTCTTGTAGGTCAGGCGATCTGCGACTTGGATAGAGAATTCCTCCGCTCTAGAGATAAAGACGTGGAGGAGTTCGAGATAACTTCTGATGACATAACCAATGATGCTGGTGTCATAGAGGAGTTTTATACTGAAGACAGGACCGAGAGAAGTAGTGTAGCAAGTGAAGAAAATGTCG ACAATTCCAGAGTCAAAAAAACTCTAACCGTAGCAAATGGTGGTCATTTGGGTGATTGGGGCCCGGCGCAGTACTGTCCAAAAGGGTCATATGCCATCGGTTACGACATGAAG ATTGAACCCAAACAAAAGGTTGACAACACAGCGTTGAATGCCATCAAGCTTGTCTGTGAATCTTTAGACGGGAAAGAAACTGGTGAGATCACGTCAACCCAGGGACACTGGGGTTCTTGGGTTGGACGAACGTTCTGTCCATCCGAATCGGGCGAACGTCTCCATCTAACctcctttgaccttcaagtgcaGCAAAAACGG GGTGCATTTAAAGATGACACTGCCGCCAACTACGTGAAGTTCAGATGCCGTAGTGGAAGTGGACGCCAGTACGAAATAGTCAAACCGCCAGGACATGGTTTATTTGGCACATGGGGAGCATGGAGCGGCGAGTGTACACACGGCACTTCAATTTGTGGAATCATGACAAAAGTGGAAAAGCCTCGAGGCCCCTTCCGCGACGATACCGCTCTAAACGATGTCAAATTTTACTGCTGTAAATAA